GCATtgcttgctttcagaaacacaggaaaCTTACTAAGCTAATTTGTCTGCTTAAGATTTTAGgaacagaatcttttttttttttaagttgaaaatGATTAATTTGTCAGTGTTTAatacaacaacaataaaataatagttAAAATACAACTCTAACAAGACTTATAAGCTTCTCAAGTTGAAGTACTATATACTACataagaaggaaatatttttttttactattctgTTCCTAATTACTATTCAGAAATGTTAAACACCAACTATCAGTAGTAGAATCAATTTTCAGCctgatgtttaatttttcttctgaacagaaaaataatcaaatatgTTGATGTAACTTTCATTTTAGGGAGCTGTTGATTATTGGTGGGGTTGCTGCAAGGGATCAACTTTCTGTGCTGGAACAAGGAGTAAGATGTATTCCTGTTGTTCATATAAGTTGAAAGTTCCATTTCTAAATAACTCATACTGTCTTTTGAGAGTAGTACTAAAGTTTCCTGTAACTGCTGTATACCTGAGAAATGCGATCATGCATTTCATATCACACTAATGTTGCTTTTCTAGCCTTTGTCgttttatttctgtggcaaAAATAAGTACTAAATTCTAAATACAAATGCTTGTAGTACTTGatcaaattctattttaaatttttcagcAGTATTCAGACATAACAGAAATGTAACTTTAGACATTTGTTGTTAATTACCaagataaaaacagatttcttacTTTTTCATGTTTACGCAAGTAAAACTGGTCTGTAATTGTCAGGTTCAACCTATATCCTAAACCAGTCTTACACAGCAGGAGCCAGTCTAGTTTCCATAGCATGGAATGTACTTTCAATTCAGTTGTCCCTTAGGTAATAGCtaagtatttttgttgtttaagaCTAACCGCTGGAAGTGATACCCTGACAGTATTAAGGAGACTTATTATGATGACTCTAGCTGCCAAAATCAGAAATTTCTCTTAAGCAGATTTGAAGTTTGCTAGACTTCCACGTAAATCGTAAATTTATAATGGTGGACCCTTCTATCTGGCCAAATCTTAAGTTTATTTCTATCATTGGTAGATTTAATAGATTTCTCACTGTAGAAgtatacttcatttttcttaaatgggAGTGAAATAAATCTGTTGCCTGGAGAGTCTgtgggattttgttttcctgtagaTGCTGAAAATTTTCCCAGGCAAAGTTCTGACAATTCTGAAGTAAATTGGAAGGTTGCCTTTGTATGTGATAGTGGATGTAGGGGACAGGTGACCACAAGACATCCTTCCAATACAAACTGCTCTAGAATTTTATGGTTAGAATTCATAGAAGCATCACACTGCTAATTGTCTCACAAACTGTAGTGTGGGCAACACAGGTATTAGCTGTGTGACAAATAAATgctgttctgtatttcataGGTGGATATTGTTGTTGGAACTCCTGGAAGACTGGATGACCTGGTCTCAACAGGAAAGCTTAATTTATCTCAAGTTAGATTCCTCGTTCTGGATGAAGCTGTATGTAGAGAACTAAGTGATATTTAATTTCTATTCTTAAATGCAGTATAGCATTTTATGAAAGATGTAATGCAACAAATAGCTTTATAGCATTTGGCTCTAAGGGAGTCCATACGCTtctatattttttgtttctaagcATAGTATCCTACATAACTTCTCCTTTTATAGCCTCTCTGGTAaagctgttttaattttatctgatagagaaatatatttcagaCTGTATTCATAAGAGCATTGAAGTCAATCCCTGTCTATATACAGCACAGTATTCAGGAAGCTTGAAAGAATAAACACTAAGTAAGCATTTTGGCTTACCCAGCAGGTCTTCAAGTCAGCATATGTCCTAGTCAGTATGCTGTGAAATAAGTGCATCTTTCTGATCTGTGATAGTACAACTGAGCGTTCACAAAGATAAAATGCCTCAGAGTATTAGCTAGTagaagcagctgaagcagaTATTTAATTTCTTGTGAAGCGTTGCAACTGTACTTGCAAATActccacatttttccttttttctcctaaGTAATAATATTCCAGCTAGGCATTGACCTGTTCAGCTAATTAAATGAGTGGACCTCTAAGACTGAAGTGTATAGTTTATTTGACTGAGATGTACTTATTGACAAATAAGAACTGCAgctttttacatttcattccCACATAGGATGGCCTTCTTCTCCAAGGTTATTCAGACTTCATAAACAGGATCCACAGCCAAATTCCACAGATAACTTCAGATGGCAAGAGACTTCAGGTATAAAGTCTGTCCTTGATTTCTGTagcctgctgctttcagttgaTTGTTGCATGGCGTGGAACACTGCTTCTTTGAAATAGAGTTTATTCATTGTTACAGCTCTTGTTCACAAGCAACGCGTGATCATTGGGTTCAGTAACTCTCTGGGAATGTGTATTTTTAGGATCCTAGATCTGAAGCCCAGTGCCTGACACTATTTGGGTTATGTGATATAAGTGTATCTGAAAAATGATTGACTACTTACGCTCTTGTTTCTGATGCTATAATAATCATCTTAGTAAAAGTACTTTGTTCCTCTTCAGTGATTTAAGTTTCTTTAGGAGAATAGTTGAGTAAGCCTTTTCTTTTGTCCTGACTCATCAGCTGAGTAGATGCTGTGATGAAGAAAGCTGGTTTGGAAGGCTTTGTGCTGAAGTGTGCTACCACATACCCTTCTTccagggtttttgttttgttttgtgatgtgttgttttgctttgtttgcttttggattTTTGCTAGGAGAATCTGATCTCCAGTGGCATtcatgtggctttttttcttcttaggtGATTGTGTGCTCTGCAACACTACATTCTTTTGATGTGAAAAAACTGTCTGAAAAGATCATGCATTTTCCTACCTGGGTTGATTTGAAAGGAGAAGATTCTGTCCCTGAAACTGTACACCATGTAGTTGTGCTTGTAAATCCCAAAACTGACAAACTTTGGGAAAGGCTTGGCAAGAATCATATCAGAGTAAGTAGCTTATAAGTGGAACTTAGATTACTTGTTTGCCAGTATTTACTTTATCATGTAGAATTGAGGCCTAGTGTTAATAGGATCTTTGCCAGCTATTGAAAGTTTAGTGTATATGAAATGGCTTGTTCCATTTAGTCAGCAGCATGGTATTGGTAATGTCATAACACTGTATTTGAAAAGCTCAGTCTTATGAACATGACTGAGGAAAATCCTGGAGGAATAACATTGTGGTTTGTGGCATTGCACCATTTATTCAGTCATTTCACATCTAACTGTAGCCTGACTGTAGTTAGTTCAGAAGAGACTGTAGATCATTCAGAAGAGACAGGTAAACTTCACAATATAGATCATTCTGTAGAGCGCTTTTTGTCTCTAACCTGTGATATAAACAGTTTTTAGAGGAACAGATTTCATTTCGCTCGACATTTGAGACTAGGATTTCAGTTCTGCGTTAACCTGACATGCTCAGGTGGGAAACTTGTTATTTAAGTCTTTAGTTTGCAAGTTCTGAATAACTTGGATCTGTGTTTCGTTCTTAGCAGCTCTTAAGCGCTTAGGACCAGTAGGTTTTCTTAACACCTCATTATCTCTGGAACTTCCTTTGTTAGGAGTGCTAGAACTTTTTGGTTAAGTCTTaacatgaatttatttcacttatGTTGTAGTTTATGTCTGATTCCGGTATAGGGAAAAGCGTAGCAGCAACCATGTATTCTTATGATTTAGCAGTGGTTATAGTGGATATAAAACTCTTGGACAATTAACTGGAGtttaacatgaaaacaaatctttaaaGAGAGTGacctttgcttttttaagtACCAGAAGGATTCTAAGTAACTGAAACTTTCATGTGACTTAAGAAAATCTATTTGCATGTAACAATCACTAGTCAAGTAGTTCTTCTCACCTGAAAGCATTCTAAAAAcctagggatttttttttttttactccgTGCATAGACTGTAGTGGAAGATTAGTGTGAACTTTGGGATATGAATTTTCTGTTATGTAATACATCCAGTCTTGTCTTAAACACTTTAGATTATtatggaaaacaacaaaaaaattcttttatttaaaagaaatgtagagTATTGaacctcattttaaaaattatttcttagcCAGAAGCAGTTGCAATACTTGAAATTTCAGAACTGCAAGTGTAAAGAAATGATATCGTTGAAAAAGATGGACAAATTACAGCTGGCCTTCTCTGGAATTCTGTTCTTAAGGCCTGCAGATGAGAATAGAATGagggttttctgttttcagtgggtTGTCTGAGGAAAGAATCTTTGATTGCAGAGTTGAGACTGATGAAGacttttacaaaaaatattgaGTAAATGCTAAGCAGTTGGTGTTAGGTTTTCTTCCCCCCATTCTTGTGATTGTGTGGGGTTTTGCCACAGCTATAGTAAAGTGActaaagatttgtttttgttttttttcctagactgATGAAGTGCATGCAAAAGACAATACCCGACCTGGTGCAAACACTCCAGGTAATCGGCAATCCCTGTTAAGAAATAGCTTGTAAAGTGATCTTTTGAGTATTGTTAGGTAAAGCAAAGCTAAATTATAGTAGATAATTGTCTTGAGGTATGTTCCTCCATATTCATTTATAGATGTTTGTAGTTGTGAAGGGAGCTGTTTCCATAATTagatgggagagaaaaagacTTGGCTATATCTTGCAGATGTGTAAAATctggttttttgtgtgtataaATTGCCTGAAACTGAGTAGTTTTGTTCTTACTTTATTGCATTACCTTGGAGCAGGGATACATGggtgagggaggaaaaaactgAAGGTCTAGCCCACCTGCTCTGCTAATAAACATTTAATTGTCTACCAAAAGGCTAGAGAATCTTTAAATGCGTGCTCAAAgacttttcatatttttaaataattgagtTGAAgtagcttttcttccttttacttaGAAATGTGGTCTGAAGCTATCAAAATTCTAAAAGGAGAATACACTGTTCGGGCAATCAAGGAACACAAGATGGACCAGGCCATTATTTTCTGCAGGACAAAAATAGATTGTGATAATATGGAGCAATACTTCATCCAACAGGGCGGAGGTAATGTTTTTCACCAAAACCTtattctgttcccttctttgCTCATTTTGAAGACGTTTTATGATGAAGTAAGTGATGCTCACATATCACACAAATAAATTATAGTCGAGTTTTTTGACGTTGATTAGGCATAAGAGTCAGGGTTTTGTGGAAGGGAGGTACAGAGATATTGCATGTCAAAGAAGGCCATGAACTGCTCCATGCCAGTGATTGGCAGCTCTGAAATGACTGGAAACAACCCACTGTGCACAAAAATTTGAACCAGTGAGAAGCATATATAGTGCCTGCTGAAACTTATGTAAGAAGGAGCAGTAGTTGCTCTAGACACAGGAGAAAATGTGAGGGCGTGCAGAAGTACACACATGAGGAAGCGGAAAGGAAATGTGGCAAAATACAGAAGGGCAATAAAAAGGGACATGTGAGGAGCTAGGTGAAGAAGCAAGGTAAGTTTTGACTTGTAAGAAATGAGGGTATGTCTGCATAGAACCCTTTTAGTAAAGTAGAGAGGAAGgatgtcttgttttttttccaatgccTGTATCAGTCATTAAAAATTTGTTAATTGataataaattaaatgattaaatttCCTAAAGTTGAGACTTTTGCCCTCATGTActgctttcagtgctgtgttATACCTTATATGTGATGCTATTAATGCATACTCTTTCAGGCCCTGATAGGAAGGGACATCAGTTCTCATGTGTCTGTCTGCATGGTGACAGAAAACctcaagaaagaaagcagaacctGGAAAGATTTAAGGTGATGCAGTAGACTTTTGAAggcttttccttcatttcccaGTGTGCGAAATCATACCTTATGTTTTAACTTGTGCTGCTAGTCCTCAACTTAATTTAAATTGGGTTTGGATGTTTTATGACTCGCTCCTAAAATTCTGTGAGATACAGTTTCGGTTAGTGGAAATACATGCTCAGTTAACATGACCTTTATAGATTTTCATTAATAGAGTAGAGGGTTCTAAATAAAGCTAAATTTAAGCTCTGTAACTTTTCTAAAGGTACTGTATTTTGAATATCAAAAAACAAATGATAGTTTAAGTATGTAAGccatttattgatttttatatttgcCTTATGTTGGTGGGAAGAAAGTAGGAATGTAAACTGACCAAGCTTTTCATGTTCAAAAATCACTGTTGTGCTACAGAAGAACTTTATTTGGAGTATTATGTAATGTACAGCCATACCTTCTAGGTGAAGTAAATGGAAAGGACTACTGTTTAAAGTGCGTGGGTGTTGATTTGGTTTATTTAGCTCACTGCTTCTTCTGACTGTTTCTTAGAGAGGAGATGTCCGTTTCTTGATCTGCACAGATGTTGCAGCTAGAGGAATTGATATTCATGGTGTTCCCTATGGTAAGACATAACTTTTAAACTAAGCTATGGAATTTGCATATGACTTCCATATGTTTGCAGTCCTTTCAACTGCAAATACCTGTTAAAACAGATATGTGACTTACggctttattttaagaaaacagagttATATATGTGAAATGCTTTATCTGGATGGATTTTTGAATGTCTGTATCTTCTCAAATATCTGATGTTCTCTGTTGCTGGggattcttttttgtttttttttgctcaagACAGGAAAGGATAATCATGGGGAAGAAATATTATAATGGAAGCATCGAGTGTAGGTAATGCAGGTAACACTGGTAGCTGCTGTAGTAGAACACTAAGTTCACTCTTGATAAATGGGCTAAGGAGAAAGACTGCAGTGatcaaaactatttattttaattgtgtgGTCTGTGCTTATATTTAGCgtgtatacatacacatgtatatTTTGGATTGTGTCTTGTACAGTTATCAACGTCACACTCCctgatgaaaaacagaactatGTTCATCGAATTGGAAGAGTAGGCAGAGCTGAAAGGTATGTGTGCATTGAGAGAAGCTGCCATAATTCCTTGgagtttcttttcttgatttttaataaattgataGTAGTTGCTGAAAAACCTCTTCTCTTCCATTATTTCAGGATGGGTCTGGCGATTTCCCTTGtggcaaaagagaaagaaaaggtagTTACACTGAAGAGCAAAATCGAATGGATGCTATTTACTTGTGTTCCATCCGCTGCTGATGCTCAACTTCAACAGCCTGTACTGgaaaattgctgctttttcccACCTTACCTGAAAGGGACTCTAAAAAGATAATTGAATTCATTTTCAGGACAGAATTGATTAAAAATTTGGGTACTAAGCTATTTCTGAAAGTgtaaaagttgttttcttttatttctaggTTTGGTATCATGTATGCAGTAGTCGTGGAAAGGGGTGTTACAATACTAGACTCAAGGAAGAAGGAGGTTGTACCATATGGTACAATGAAATGCAGGTAAACCTTTTAGTTGACCAGTATGTTCTAATTTCTCTGAAAAGACTGATGTCTAGTCACTGTCTTAACTGTTTAGTTTATAAATCTAATTTGGAAGTGTAATTCCGTtttaagaagaattttaaaCATAGAGTGTACTTTCTTTAAGTTATTTATTCAATTACGAAGCCTGTCGTAATATTCCTAGCCAATTCTATGAGTCTTACGTTCAACTTCTCTATCTTAATCAAATGCTGTTAAGAGTTATAGAACGTTAATTACACTTTTGTATAGATAGTTTGTCTTAGAACTGTAGAGCTGAAGAATTGCTGTTCTTCTAATCTGGAAACAATGTGTCACTGAAGTAAATTCTCAATTGGTTTTGTATACCAGCTATGGATGCTTCTTAAATTAGTAGTGCTTCCCTTCTTACTTCGATAGAGTGAATGATACGTAAAGTAGCTCCATTCACATAAATAGAGTAGTATATGAAATGAAAGTTTAAGTAGAAGAAAGCCATGGTGAGATTGGAAATGAACTTGTATAGTAATTTGAGCAAAAAATGTGTTGACCTTTGGTCCCTAagacaaaattgttttctataTACAGTTTTTATTAAATCTATTTGAATAGTTTGGCTATGgtgttttctgtgggttttgattttttttttttggatgttaGTCTAACTGGAGTGTTGGAACGTAGAAATGATTAAATTTAAACTTTCTTCAGTTGCTGGGAGAGATTGAAGAGCACTTAAACTGCACTATTTCCCAAGTTGAACCAGACATAAAAGTACCAGTAGATGACTTTGATGGGAAAGTTACATACGGACAGAAAAGAGCCCTTGGTGGTAAGCAATGAACTACTCTTGAATTACTCTGCTATGCAGCAGTTGTCTGCTGCATAATGGCACTGTTAgttctttgctgtcttttgcatttcttatatccaacctaTGGATTGCCAATAGTCAGAGTGTGTTTAtgcctgtgttttattttgttaacttTCTGAATGACAGTGATTGAATGTTACTAGTTGTGGTGACAAATAGCTTTGAGTGTATCATTTACATTGGGTATCTTTTGGCAGGTGGACTCTACAAAGGCCATGTGGATATTCTGGCACCTACAGTTCAAGAGTTGGCTGCCCTTGAAAAGGAGGCTCAGACATCTTTCTTGCATCTTGGCTATCTTCCTAACCAGCTGTTCAGAACATTCTGATTGTGCCACACTTGAGACAAGACTTGAGTTAATAAATGCTCTATTCTACAAATACAAAATTCCTTTACTGTCTCTTCAGTAACAATagttagaaaagaagaaaaggatgaaaattcAGTATATTTCTTGCATGATAAACAGTGTGTTCTGCATTGTTGACTCTGTATTAGCTCTTGATAAATAAAAAGTCAAAGATGGAATGGCTTCTTTTGTTCTTGCCTTGAGAGttaattcacagaatcattttttGCATAGCTTTTTGATTTATTGATAATACAGGTATAATTAAGCAAATCTTAAGAACTTGCTGatgaagaatttaattttttcaggaACATATGTAAAAATGGCTTCACTAATCATGTGGTGTGATTTTTAATTCTATGCCTTTTAAAGATGCatcaattttcagaaaacttgcCCTCATGACTATGACTGTCTCTAAGGAAAGGTGTTTAGATGTGATGTCACAGTAAGTTACTTGGAATGATGGGATAGATTGCTCTTGGTATTATTTTCAATGGCTGCTATCttaaaactgagagaaaatatGAACTTTCTGGAATGCATAATTTCCTCTgcaaacaagatttaaaaaaaaaaaagtaaaactagAAAGCCAAAGAGAACTATACTAAATTAAGTTCAGACAATTGTCTCTGCCATAAAGTCtctgcatgtttatttttaccTCAGAATATTTATGCCTTTTCACCAAGTAACAGTAAGTGATAAGCCATTTGTAGCTAGAGTAGTTAGTGTATATGTACCATTAATTTATTGTTGGAACTGAGTCTCTAATTGTGCGTTTTTATATAGGCATGTGTATATAAACGTAGCCTGTTCTAAATCTGTGGGAAGAAGTtgtgggggaaggagagaggaagttGTTTCCAATGTGCTTTTTGTTAACTTTTTTGATAACTAACCATCAGCTGCCTCTTGGTGGAGCTGATGTTTCATATATGGCTAGAGTATGCCAGCCTTCTGCTTCCAGTTCGGGCAATTACATTCTTCCTATTCTATTTTCCTTAGAAAtaaaggagcaaaaaaaaaagaaattgaagttATTAAGATTGTTTGTATGAATTAGATACTGGCAGTGAAGGGTTCTTCCTTCATGACTGACTTCTTGTTTCAGCTTGAATAAGTATTCACTTTAAGCTGCTAGGATGGTTAATCTACTACTGGTTTAAATAGCTTGTTCCTTGGCTGAATACGACACTAATTTTTTGCTACTGTATATGTCAAaactatgtttattttttcttttcagtgttgatTTCTAGGGCTAACTAACTGAGAACAGCATGAAAAGATCGGCTTTCATAAGTGCCCCTTAGAAGTATTTGTCAGTTTACTGGCTTTGGAACTCTGTTAGTCAGTCCCATGTAGGTACGCGTGCTGTGCTCTACCATTTCTAACCGAAAGGGGAAAGTATAGGAAATTCAAGATTATCCTaaacaaaataagcaaagcCCTACTGTTTTTAAGGTTTTTATTCTTCCTAGGCATCCCTTAATAAAGGCATGTGCAAATTTGGGGTAgtgtaagctttttttttttttttttttttatctcctttatGACTTACTGGAGCACCCTTGTTCAGTAGCTATGTGTTTTTTGACTGATTGGTTTCAGTACGATGTCTTGAGAGAATCTGCATTCTCATTGGGTGATTAACTGTTTATTTATAACTACTTGTAGtaatctttctttgttttcctttacacTCCTATAAAGGTTCCTTTTATGGAAGGGAAAAGGATACAGATGGTGTTTGCCACTCAGTGTCCAAACTGCTGAGCTGGGGCCCCCTTCTTAGTAGAGTCTATTTTGCTACTGTGAAAGCAGGCAGAATTGCTTCTGGCTACACAAACTTATAACTCCAGTGTTCTCATGTTTATGGAATCACACATACAAATAAATGTGCCTAGTCTATCTGAAGAGGTAATTGGCCTGTGGTCACTTCCATATGTGAATACCCATATAATGCAATAAGCTGGGTTCCTACTTAAGCCatttagcaaaataaatgcatctcaAATAGTTTTGATAAACAAAAGGTGCGAAAATGGGGTGCTGAGTTCAGCAGATGAACACCAACAAGAACATGGGCGCATATCCCtctgcactgcatttctgtttataGATGAAGTGTAATAAAGCTTGGGACACCTGAAGCTTTTTGTAACTGTTCTTATGCCATCGCTAGCACTGGGCAAAATGAATATATGCAAGGGGCATGGAAAGAAAACCTGTGGCTTACATAAAGGATCATCTTAACAACAAAACTTTGACAAGTTGCTTGGAAGCGAAGTTGCTAGCATGCAGATACTGACCCATTCAGTGAACAATTAGCGAGTTCTTAAACAGCTTGTTTTGGTTTGGCGGGATGTTTTCAAAAACCACTTTACAACTTGCAGTGGTTTTGATCAGTATTTCCTGGTTACTTCTACATTTGAGCAGATCCACAGGTGGAGAAACTGAGGTAAAGTGATGTTGTAATCTGCTGAATGTCAGCAGTGATTGGCaagaatttttctcttctttgtagCAGTGATATACTAAAGGCTGTTTTGTAATATCACAATATTCAATGCATTATCTGCATAGTCTTTCATAATGGTTGTTATTATTGGAGAACATGGAATATGCTTTTGTCTGCTGAGCGCGGTTGCTTACTGGCGCATTAAGGTATAAAGCAGAATATTTCTCTCATCCTGAAGACTTGCTTGATCTACTGTGTTGCAGAAGAATTGAAAGAGTAAGCTGCTAAATCGGTAACAGATTGCTGGAATACAGTTTATTCTAGTTGATGTTAAGCTCAAGTCATTGTAGGTTACTCCGAAGACACTTCATTCCAGGAAGACGCAGTTCTATGTTGTACCTGTCAGTGCTGCATGGTTAATTTGGGTAGCCTGAGCATCTAAACAGCATCAAGGCTTTAGGTTTAGGCAACTTGAACCATCCTATGTCTTTAATagttattaatttaaaaattctaatGTGCATGGAAATATCTCACTTTCTGTAAAGTCTTGCCACTGCAGTAGCACTTTGTTTGCAATCTTCTGACCAAGTAAAAGACCTGAAGTATTGCAGATCCTCCAGAGTCAACTTCCTTTTGTTTACTGTTTGTTGCAATATATAAAGCTTGAAATGAACGATTTGAAATCAGTTATCCTGCAAATACAGCTGGGAGCCAGCATCCTTTTAACCAGAGCAGTGATTGTGTTAGTTCAGCTGATTGTATGAGTTGTGAGAAGgacaagagaggaaagaaataaaacaggaattacatccaaattgtttttgttggtgtttgAGAGTATCTGGCATATTATCAGCATTATGTATAGCTATCTGTTACATAGATTTTAAGTAATATGTTCGTAGTAGTTTATGAACTTCTGCTATAAGTTTAGTTTCTCTGAacaattatattatttttaaatgcttcaaaataggaaacaaaaaatttaCCACATAGTAGTAGGATACAGTTCTGCTTTAGACAGACCTGTGCCAAttgtaataataatttatttgtattgaGTTTTAACTTCTTGGAAAAAGACTTAAATTCCTATTTGCTTTTACAAGCTTAAGCAGTGTTTGGTTGAAATAGTTCAGAAGAAGACAGTTTTACAGAAAGAATGGGTAAGCACAGATCTCTGGTGGTACTCTTAATGTCCTAAAAGGTTAGTTCAACTTAGTGAAGGTTTGCCAGAAGATCTTAAGTTTTCTCTCTGCATCACAAGTCGAGTTTTGCCAGCAGCCACCATTGTCCTGTGGTGCTTTTACACTGGTGTCTTCATTTAGTCCAAGGCTCTATAAAGCAGTCATCCTCAGTATGTGGGAAATATGCTCAATTTCCTGTAATTTCTTACTAAGCTTTTACTCTTCTGATATGCTTGTACATagcttgctccaaaagtagtgcctcctatttatttccataagaACTAGAATACGTACAAAGACTGCAATAACACTATTTAGtaagagcaaattctcagctacaaaacacttatTCAACATAGTCACCTCCATTATCTATGCGTTTCagccagtgatgaacaaaagcctacATGACACCCTCataaaatctgtaccagcagaggtgtCCTACGGTTTCACAGCCTCTATGACAGTGTAGAATCATAAagtccttagagttggaagggacctctgaaggccacctagtccaactcccctgcaatgaacaggggcaccacacctagatcaggttgcccagggcctgatcccGCCTCacc
The sequence above is drawn from the Numida meleagris isolate 19003 breed g44 Domestic line chromosome 3, NumMel1.0, whole genome shotgun sequence genome and encodes:
- the DDX1 gene encoding ATP-dependent RNA helicase DDX1 isoform X2 yields the protein MGVMPEIAQAVEEMDWLLPTDIQAESIPLILGGGDVLMAAETGSGKTGAFSIPVIQIVYETLKDQMEGKKGKATIKTGGAVLNKWQMNPYDRGSAFAIGSDGLCCQSREVKEWHGCRATRGVTKGKYYYEVSCHDQGLCRVGWSTMQASLDLGTDKFGFGFGGTGKKSHNKQFDSYGEEFTMHDTIGCYLDIDKGQIKFSKNGKDLGLAFEFPPHIRNQALFAACVLKNAELKFNFGEEDFKFPPKDGYIGLCKAPDGNVVKSQHTGNAQVVQTQNLPNAPKALIVEPSRELAEQTLNNVKQFKKYIDNPKLRELLIIGGVAARDQLSVLEQGVDIVVGTPGRLDDLVSTGKLNLSQVRFLVLDEADGLLLQGYSDFINRIHSQIPQITSDGKRLQVIVCSATLHSFDVKKLSEKIMHFPTWVDLKGEDSVPETVHHVVVLVNPKTDKLWERLGKNHIRTDEVHAKDNTRPGANTPEMWSEAIKILKGEYTVRAIKEHKMDQAIIFCRTKIDCDNMEQYFIQQGGGPDRKGHQFSCVCLHGDRKPQERKQNLERFKRGDVRFLICTDVAARGIDIHGVPYVINVTLPDEKQNYVHRIGRVGRAERMGLAISLVAKEKEKVWYHVCSSRGKGCYNTRLKEEGGCTIWYNEMQLLGEIEEHLNCTISQVEPDIKVPVDDFDGKVTYGQKRALGGGLYKGHVDILAPTVQELAALEKEAQTSFLHLGYLPNQLFRTF
- the DDX1 gene encoding ATP-dependent RNA helicase DDX1 isoform X1, translating into MAAFSEMGVMPEIAQAVEEMDWLLPTDIQAESIPLILGGGDVLMAAETGSGKTGAFSIPVIQIVYETLKDQMEGKKGKATIKTGGAVLNKWQMNPYDRGSAFAIGSDGLCCQSREVKEWHGCRATRGVTKGKYYYEVSCHDQGLCRVGWSTMQASLDLGTDKFGFGFGGTGKKSHNKQFDSYGEEFTMHDTIGCYLDIDKGQIKFSKNGKDLGLAFEFPPHIRNQALFAACVLKNAELKFNFGEEDFKFPPKDGYIGLCKAPDGNVVKSQHTGNAQVVQTQNLPNAPKALIVEPSRELAEQTLNNVKQFKKYIDNPKLRELLIIGGVAARDQLSVLEQGVDIVVGTPGRLDDLVSTGKLNLSQVRFLVLDEADGLLLQGYSDFINRIHSQIPQITSDGKRLQVIVCSATLHSFDVKKLSEKIMHFPTWVDLKGEDSVPETVHHVVVLVNPKTDKLWERLGKNHIRTDEVHAKDNTRPGANTPEMWSEAIKILKGEYTVRAIKEHKMDQAIIFCRTKIDCDNMEQYFIQQGGGPDRKGHQFSCVCLHGDRKPQERKQNLERFKRGDVRFLICTDVAARGIDIHGVPYVINVTLPDEKQNYVHRIGRVGRAERMGLAISLVAKEKEKVWYHVCSSRGKGCYNTRLKEEGGCTIWYNEMQLLGEIEEHLNCTISQVEPDIKVPVDDFDGKVTYGQKRALGGGLYKGHVDILAPTVQELAALEKEAQTSFLHLGYLPNQLFRTF